From Zingiber officinale cultivar Zhangliang chromosome 5B, Zo_v1.1, whole genome shotgun sequence, the proteins below share one genomic window:
- the LOC121987967 gene encoding uncharacterized protein LOC121987967: MSFPPQNLQNFQGFGNSMNHLNYAPRGPYQPLPAEYWQNMSHPYFTPPVVHGYDTPHTTGMSFTPSMSNEPATPTFVPETQLSHHESPIEVVNLEKTVSNAESTRKCSSWTKLKTRPPNCHPRIVNALENHSAFFQQRDDAVRRNELSPLQKCTAAIRQLAYGVPVDHLDEYLRMGESTVIRYLRRPNADDVQRHLQMHDERHDFLGMLGNMSEINFTVNDTAYTKGYYLTDGIYPKWVTFVKAFPCPEDPKRKLFKERQESARKDVEPAFRGAPISMGNCQRSSSVECSQMAGMTKK; this comes from the exons ATGTCGTTTCCtccacaaaatcttcaaaatttccaAGGTTTTGGAAATTCTATGAATCATCTGAATTATGCCCCTCGAGGTCCATATCAACCGCTTCCAGCTGAATATTGGCAAAACATGAGCCATCCGTATTTCACGCCGCCGGTTGTTCATGGATATGATACCCCGCACACAACTGGTATGTCTTTCACTCCTTCGATGTCGAATGAACCTGCAACTCCGACTTTTGTTCCGGAGACTCAACTTTCCCACCATGAATCCCCAATTGAGGTGGTTAATTTAGAAAAGACGGTTTCAAATGCAGAGAGTACAAGAAAGTGTTCAAGTTGGACAAAGTTGAAGACGAG ACCGCCCAATTGTCACCCTCGCATAGTGAATGCATTAGAGAACCATTCAGCATTTTTTCAACAAAGGGACGATGCTGTACGAAGAAATGAGTTGTCACCACTACAAAAATGCACCGCTGCGATTCGTCAACTGGCTTACGGAGTCCCCGTCGATCATCTTGACGAGTACCTACGTATGGGTGAATCAACTGTCATCAG GTACTTGAGAAGGCCAAATGCTGATGATGTTCAACGTCATCTTCAAATGCATGATGAGAGACATGACTTTCTTGGCATGTTAG GAAATATGTCGGAGATTAATTTCACGGTGAACGACACTGCATATACGAAGGGCTATTATCTAACAGATGGAATATATCCCAAGTGGGTTACTTTTGTTAAGGCTTTTCCTTGCCCGGAGGATCCCAAGAGGAAGTTGTTTAAAGAAAGACAGGAGTCTGCAAGAAAAGACGTTGAACCGGCATTTAGGGGTGCGCCAATCTCGATGGGCAATTGTCAGAGGTCTAGCTCG GTGGAATGCTCTCAAATGGCTGGCATGACAAAGAAATAG
- the LOC121983845 gene encoding receptor-like protein kinase At3g21340, with protein MTITGKAGRTLSWSERLEIAIGAAEGLEYLHHKCHPPIIHRDIKSSNILLGPDLEAKIADFGLSKAYRGDDETNVSTNVVGTPGYVDPEYHNTLQLTVKSDVFSFGVLLFELLTGQIPLVPSSRKPHIMQRVTSTLVNAPIDAIMDPRFGGQFDANSAWKVEELAEQCTQASGSRRPTMTKVILELKDSLELEFGRLNSKFKHSEDINTSQISSFEIGGDTPGQSRPLAR; from the exons ATGACCATTACAGGTAAAGCTGGTAGAACCTTGTCCTGGAGTGAACGACTAGAAATTGCTATTGGAGCTGCAGAAG GGCTAGAGTATCTGCATCATAAGTGTCACCCACCAATAATTCATAGAGATATAAAGTCATCTAACATTCTCTTGGGACCAGATCTAGAGGCAAAGATAGCAGACTTTGGATTGTCCAAGGCTTACAGAGGTGATGATGAGACTAATGTGTCTACAAATGTGGTCGGAACACCTGGATATGTTGATCCTGA GTACCATAACACTTTGCAGCTCACTGTCAAGAGCGATGTATTTAGTTTCGGGGTGCTTCTTTTTGAACTTTTAACGGGTCAAATTCCTCTTGTACCCAGCTCAAGAAAGCCTCATATAATGCAACGAGTGACTTCAACGCTTGTCAATGCGCCTATAGATGCCATTATGGATCCAAGATTTGGAGGACAATTCGATGCCAATTCTGCTTGGAAGGTCGAAGAGCTGGCAGAACAGTGCACTCAAGCATCAGGAAGCAGGAGACCAACAATGACTAAGGTTATACTTGAGCTGAAGGATAGCTTGGAACTCGAATTTGGTCGCCTAAATAGTAAGTTCAAACACAGTGAAGATATTAACACAAGCCAGATCAGTTCATTTGAAATTGGAGGAGACACACCAGGACAATCTCGTCCACTTGCAAGATAA
- the LOC121987966 gene encoding NAC transcription factor 32-like, with product MATTTGGTATAIPIGYRFLPTDKELIVDYLANKVAGKPVPSTAVVEADVYGTEPWNLLRNGDQEGYFFAKRKRKNAVGTRVDRRAGTGTWTLYSKKEESVTTLDAEGREIAVGCKSNLSFNDGKSKNSGWIMHEYELLAVAGVFQTQVLCHIKNRAGKMKKRSAADIPTTRPHESALSPECTTQTPPKRSYEAANFPSALFPECTAQPPPKRSQPDEAALFSECTEQPPAKRVCNWQLPMFIEPSPSSCDEDQAFCAQLLASLVQLEEENEGSNFLSPWMQLSPSSCDENLAFCTQQLLAPLVQLDEENEWSDFLSPWVQLGQGSDAFGSEDLDQILLGDEFDL from the coding sequence ATGGCGACGACGACGGGCGGAACGGCGACGGCGATTCCGATCGGCTACCGTTTCCTCCCCACCGATAAAGAGCTCATTGTCGACTATCTGGCTAATAAAGTAGCTGGAAAGCCGGTGCCGTCCACGGCGGTTGTCGAAGCCGACGTCTACGGCACCGAACCGTGGAATCTTTTGAGGAATGGCGACCAAGAAGGCTACTTTTTCGCCAAGAGAAAGCGCAAGAACGCTGTCGGAACGAGGGTGGATCGAAGGGCTGGAACAGGGACTTGGACCCTGTACAGCAAGAAAGAAGAATCTGTGACCACGCTAGATGCCGAAGGACGGGAGATCGCCGTGGGTTGCAAGAGCAACCTATCTTTCAACGACGGCAAGAGTAAAAATTCAGGTTGGATCATGCACGAATACGAACTTCTCGCCGTCGCCGGCGTCTTCCAGACCCAAGTACTCTGCCATATCAAGAACCGGGCGGGCAAGATGAAGAAGCGATCGGCCGCTGACATTCCGACGACGCGACCGCATGAGTCCGCTCTGTCTCCTGAATGCACTACACAGACGCCGCCCAAGAGATCGTACGAGGCCGCTAACTTTCCGTCGGCTCTGTTTCCTGAATGCACTGCACAGCCGCCGCCCAAGAGATCGCAGCCGGATGAGGCCGCTCTGTTTTCTGAATGCACTGAACAGCCACCGGCGAAGAGGGTGTGTAATTGGCAGCTGCCAATGTTTATTGAACCGTCTCCTTCTTCTTGTGATGAGGACCAGGCGTTCTGCGCCCAGCTTCTTGCCTCGTTGGTTCAGCTCGAGGAAGAAAATGAAGGCAGCAACTTCCTCTCTCCTTGGATGCAGCTGTCTCCTTCTTCGTGTGATGAAAATCTGGCGTTCTGCACCCAGCAGCTTCTTGCCCCGTTGGTTCAGCTTGATGAAGAAAACGAATGGAGTGACTTCCTGTCTCCTTGGGTGCAGCTTGGACAAGGGAGTGATGCTTTTGGCAGCGAAGACCTGGATCAAATTTTGTTGGGCGATGAATTTGATCTCTGA